The proteins below are encoded in one region of Nitrospira sp.:
- the queA gene encoding S-adenosylmethionine:tRNA ribosyltransferase-isomerase encodes MRLSDFDFPFDPSLVALHPFEPRDQARLLILRRDTGKIRHGRIADLPALLGRGDLLVANDTKVLPARLMARRVDTGKQVEVLLVRPLDDTAWEIMAKGRFRVGQRLEFAPDAIATILRRDQTGTVIRIDSMRTFREIMDERGRMPLPPYIKRAPMPEDRHWYQTTFAREDGAIAAPTAGLHLTERLRTRLSEHGIEWATITLHVGPGTFKPVTTSRIEEHRMEAERCILSEATALVVNRARERHGRVVAIGTTAVRTLESSIREDGRIGAYSGETALFITPGYRFRVINALLTNFHLPKSTLLMLVSAFAGVERVREAYRVAVQERYRFYSYGDAMLIL; translated from the coding sequence ATGCGACTGTCCGATTTCGACTTTCCCTTCGATCCCTCCCTCGTCGCCCTGCACCCGTTTGAGCCTCGAGATCAGGCGCGATTGCTGATCCTTCGGCGAGACACAGGCAAGATCCGGCACGGCCGTATCGCGGATCTGCCTGCGTTGCTGGGCCGAGGCGATCTCTTGGTTGCCAACGACACCAAGGTACTTCCGGCCCGTCTGATGGCGCGACGAGTCGACACCGGGAAGCAGGTCGAAGTCTTGCTTGTCCGCCCCCTGGACGACACAGCATGGGAAATCATGGCGAAGGGGCGCTTCCGTGTGGGGCAACGGCTCGAATTCGCCCCGGACGCGATCGCGACTATTCTGAGACGTGACCAGACCGGCACGGTCATCCGTATCGACTCCATGCGGACGTTCCGGGAGATCATGGACGAACGCGGACGTATGCCGCTTCCCCCGTACATCAAACGGGCACCGATGCCGGAGGATCGCCACTGGTATCAGACAACCTTCGCAAGGGAGGACGGTGCGATCGCCGCTCCGACAGCAGGTCTGCATCTGACCGAGAGGCTGCGCACGCGGTTAAGCGAGCACGGCATCGAATGGGCCACCATCACATTGCACGTCGGCCCGGGCACCTTCAAACCGGTCACCACCTCCCGAATCGAGGAGCATCGAATGGAAGCCGAGCGATGCATTCTGTCAGAGGCAACGGCCCTCGTGGTGAATCGCGCCCGGGAGCGACACGGCCGCGTTGTCGCCATCGGCACGACCGCCGTGCGCACGTTGGAATCCTCGATCCGTGAGGACGGCCGGATTGGCGCCTACTCAGGAGAGACGGCCCTCTTTATCACCCCGGGGTACAGGTTTCGCGTGATTAATGCCCTGTTGACCAATTTCCACCTTCCCAAAAGTACCTTGCTCATGCTTGTCTCGGCCTTTGCCGGCGTCGAACGCGTTCGCGAAGCGTACCGGGTCGCCGTACAGGAGCGATACCGCTTTTACAGCTATGGCGATGCCATGTTGATACTCTAA
- a CDS encoding RDD family protein: protein MQVHGVLEDDRGRDSAYFGVYPKAHVLNRALARCVDLLIAAAVDQAVPPVGFLAGLTYLLAADGLSQGRSLGKRLVGLRTWSLKRREAASFSESIIRNLPFAVLFLLFQIPYAGWLLALSVAGFEGLLVIGNERGLRLGDELAHTQVLDGDRLDAPGGD, encoded by the coding sequence TTGCAAGTGCACGGCGTTCTTGAGGACGATCGGGGGAGGGACTCTGCATATTTTGGGGTCTATCCTAAGGCCCATGTTCTGAATCGTGCGCTTGCCAGGTGCGTGGACCTGCTGATCGCTGCGGCGGTTGACCAGGCGGTACCTCCAGTCGGTTTCTTGGCAGGTCTCACCTATCTGTTAGCCGCGGACGGTTTGTCGCAGGGAAGGAGCCTGGGCAAACGTCTGGTGGGGCTCCGGACGTGGAGCCTGAAGCGACGTGAGGCTGCCTCATTTTCAGAATCCATTATTCGAAATCTCCCATTCGCGGTACTCTTTTTACTCTTCCAGATCCCGTATGCCGGATGGCTGCTGGCATTGAGCGTTGCGGGATTTGAGGGGCTCTTGGTAATTGGCAACGAGCGCGGGCTGCGATTGGGCGATGAACTGGCGCACACCCAGGTATTGGACGGAGACCGACTCGATGCCCCCGGCGGGGACTAG
- a CDS encoding cell division protein, whose product MTRFLLAGLLLVSIASTGGQATWAGASVPTIRVMVAQNVAQIEIQGDGRLAVKTLEGQSLDVPSPVVLTVTPRGVMLGKSKVVVSERLTIEASPGPILVSTVVGNGGTGAAPATATFTRWQVRGGVHVWQRDKGLLVVNEVDVEDYVMGVVPGEVNAGWHPEVLKAQAVAARTYALYQRTLSTGREYDVVAGVQDQVYQGTRGVDERVAKAVQATKGAVVSHHGRPIYAAFSSTAAGPTEDALNVWSKDLPYLRGVDCPFDSGSPYYRWRVSVPFDRLEQSLRQSGVSVGTIASLTPFAYSRAGRVTRLRILHSGGELILRGEDLRKVVGYSTLPSTRFEVEAAAQDLIFRGFGSGHGVGMCQWGAKQLAELGYSFRTILAYYYPGTDLRSIAEVDLSPPPPA is encoded by the coding sequence ATGACGCGCTTCCTACTCGCCGGTCTCTTGCTGGTCTCCATTGCCTCTACCGGCGGACAAGCGACCTGGGCCGGCGCCAGCGTACCCACGATCAGGGTGATGGTCGCGCAGAATGTCGCCCAAATCGAGATTCAAGGGGACGGTCGACTTGCGGTGAAGACATTGGAAGGGCAATCCTTGGACGTTCCGTCGCCGGTTGTCCTGACGGTCACCCCCCGCGGCGTCATGCTGGGAAAAAGCAAGGTGGTGGTGAGCGAGCGACTGACCATCGAGGCATCGCCCGGTCCGATCCTCGTCTCGACGGTGGTCGGCAATGGGGGAACGGGGGCGGCTCCTGCCACGGCCACATTTACTCGGTGGCAGGTGCGGGGTGGAGTGCACGTCTGGCAGCGTGATAAGGGACTTCTAGTGGTGAACGAGGTCGACGTCGAGGACTATGTGATGGGCGTCGTTCCGGGCGAGGTAAACGCCGGATGGCATCCGGAGGTGTTGAAAGCCCAAGCCGTGGCCGCCCGCACGTATGCCCTGTATCAACGCACGCTCAGCACTGGACGTGAATATGACGTGGTGGCGGGCGTGCAGGATCAGGTGTATCAAGGAACACGTGGGGTCGACGAGCGGGTGGCCAAGGCCGTGCAGGCAACGAAGGGCGCCGTGGTCAGCCATCATGGGCGCCCGATCTATGCGGCTTTTTCCTCGACTGCTGCTGGGCCAACAGAGGATGCGCTGAACGTCTGGTCTAAAGACCTGCCGTATTTGCGGGGTGTGGATTGCCCGTTTGATTCCGGTTCGCCCTATTATCGTTGGCGCGTCAGCGTGCCGTTCGATCGGCTCGAACAGAGCCTGAGGCAATCGGGGGTCTCGGTCGGGACGATCGCGAGCCTGACACCGTTTGCTTATAGTCGCGCCGGTCGCGTGACGCGCCTGCGCATTCTGCACTCCGGCGGAGAGCTGATTCTCCGTGGTGAAGACCTGCGAAAAGTCGTGGGTTACTCGACGCTCCCGAGTACTCGTTTCGAGGTTGAAGCGGCAGCCCAGGACCTCATCTTCAGGGGCTTTGGATCTGGGCATGGGGTCGGGATGTGCCAATGGGGCGCTAAGCAACTGGCCGAACTCGGTTATTCGTTCCGAACAATCCTTGCGTACTACTATCCAGGCACGGACCTTCGATCCATCGCAGAAGTCGACCTCTCGCCGCCTCCCCCCGCTTGA
- the rodA gene encoding rod shape-determining protein RodA, with amino-acid sequence MIDRVLDERRLDGFDVQFIAIVAAILGLGVLSIYSVTYTQSGSLPFYAKQLIWIGLGCAAFVTTWMVDYHKIARLSYVLYAIILILLVVVLITGKTSRGAQRWIPIGPFAFQPSEFAKLVLILVLATYYAAAPRTGWMQRVLIPGAIMLPGLLLILKQPDLGSGLSFLAVYAAMLLVVGMRSKAIGIIFLFSLMLFPFVWEITWTSLHDYQRQRVLTFVDPNYDPAGKGYHALQSRIAIGSGELLGKGLYGGTQSQLKFLPEGHTDFVFAVFAEEWGFAGVMLLLILFVILITLSVEVALRAKDLLGSLLAAGVVAMLCFCAVVNIGMTAGMFPIVGIPLPLMSYGGSATVMTLASLGLLLNVKRRRLSLFY; translated from the coding sequence ATGATCGATCGTGTGCTGGACGAGCGTCGACTAGACGGCTTCGACGTCCAATTCATTGCCATCGTGGCCGCGATCCTCGGATTAGGTGTTCTGTCGATCTACAGCGTGACATATACCCAGTCCGGGAGCCTGCCGTTCTACGCGAAACAGCTCATCTGGATTGGGTTAGGGTGCGCCGCGTTCGTCACCACGTGGATGGTCGACTACCACAAAATCGCGAGGCTCTCGTACGTGCTGTACGCGATCATCCTGATTTTGCTGGTCGTCGTCCTGATAACAGGCAAGACCAGCCGGGGCGCGCAACGATGGATTCCGATCGGACCATTTGCCTTCCAGCCGTCGGAATTCGCCAAGCTGGTGTTGATCCTGGTCTTGGCCACCTATTATGCTGCGGCGCCACGCACGGGGTGGATGCAACGTGTGTTGATCCCGGGGGCGATTATGTTGCCGGGGTTGCTCCTTATTTTGAAGCAGCCCGACCTCGGGAGCGGACTCAGCTTCCTTGCGGTGTATGCCGCCATGCTGCTCGTCGTGGGCATGCGCTCGAAAGCCATCGGAATAATATTCCTGTTTTCACTCATGTTGTTTCCCTTCGTGTGGGAGATTACCTGGACGTCGTTGCACGATTATCAGCGCCAACGCGTGCTCACGTTCGTCGATCCGAATTACGATCCGGCCGGAAAGGGCTACCACGCGCTCCAGTCTCGGATCGCCATCGGGTCAGGTGAGTTATTGGGGAAAGGGCTATACGGTGGCACCCAGAGCCAATTGAAGTTTCTTCCGGAGGGGCACACGGATTTCGTCTTTGCGGTCTTCGCCGAGGAATGGGGATTTGCCGGGGTGATGCTGCTCTTGATCTTGTTCGTCATTCTGATCACGCTCTCCGTCGAAGTGGCTCTCCGGGCCAAGGATCTCCTGGGGTCACTGCTGGCGGCTGGGGTCGTGGCCATGCTGTGCTTTTGCGCGGTCGTCAACATTGGGATGACGGCTGGCATGTTCCCAATCGTCGGTATTCCCCTTCCTCTCATGAGCTATGGTGGCAGTGCAACGGTCATGACCCTGGCGTCGTTAGGGCTTCTATTAAACGTGAAGCGACGACGGCTTTCATTGTTTTACTGA
- the mrdA gene encoding penicillin-binding protein 2 codes for MSYGVSDAELGEVQRRLAILRLGLLLVVALLGVRLWYLQVRDGPYYRDLSENNRMRGVLLEPARGLIYDRHGVLMANNVPSFSLYVSMEDVKDRPALVAKLNGLLGLDPELIEKKLSVRAPRQLPRKIKDRLTLREATLIESHRLDLPGVMIEVESQRNYIHGQVAGHLIGYVGEISAEQLERSDAEELHQGSLVGQYGVEKTFDRVLRGAAGQKRVEVDALGHAKRTTVIEKPRAGNDLYLTIDVRLQRLAEDLLGEESGAIVALDPTNGEVLALASRPAFDPNMMSRELTGKQWEEIVQNERRPLTNRALQGQYPPGSTFKIVMAAAALETHTVTPSTPIHCSGGYLFGRRLYRDWKAGGHGYVDLDEALVHSCDVYFYTVGQRLGIETIASFAKMFGLGRETGIELPSERTGIVPSPAWKERVRREQWYPGETISVSIGQGYVTVTPLQMASLIGTVANNGVAYRPHLLRAVMDRTTGHLQDVPTVPRETLAVKPDTLKAIQKGLAGVVSRGTAARSQSTVVSIAGKTGTAQTAALRTGPEKDIPKKFRDHAWFVAYAPVESPKIAVAVLAEHMGHGGSAAAPLAKSVIEAYYTLSPKTPIVAVGTLPPPPPLPSGSAEAPL; via the coding sequence ATGAGTTACGGGGTTTCCGACGCGGAGTTAGGGGAAGTTCAGCGGCGACTCGCCATTCTTCGGCTTGGATTGTTGTTGGTCGTGGCCCTCCTGGGAGTCCGTCTCTGGTATCTCCAAGTACGTGATGGTCCCTACTACCGAGATCTTTCGGAAAATAACCGCATGCGCGGAGTCTTGCTCGAGCCGGCACGCGGACTGATCTACGATCGCCATGGAGTTCTCATGGCCAACAACGTACCTTCGTTCTCACTGTATGTATCTATGGAGGACGTCAAGGATCGTCCAGCCTTGGTCGCGAAACTAAACGGACTCCTCGGATTGGATCCGGAGTTGATCGAAAAGAAGCTCTCGGTGAGAGCTCCGCGTCAATTGCCGAGAAAGATTAAGGATCGCCTGACGCTTCGCGAGGCGACGCTGATCGAGTCGCACCGATTGGATTTGCCCGGGGTGATGATCGAGGTCGAGTCGCAGCGCAATTACATCCACGGTCAGGTGGCCGGGCATCTAATCGGGTATGTCGGGGAAATTTCGGCCGAACAACTCGAGCGGTCCGATGCCGAAGAACTGCACCAGGGGAGCCTGGTCGGGCAGTACGGAGTGGAGAAGACGTTCGATCGTGTCTTGCGGGGAGCCGCCGGCCAGAAACGAGTCGAAGTCGACGCCCTGGGTCATGCCAAACGGACCACTGTCATTGAAAAGCCGCGGGCCGGGAACGATCTGTATCTGACGATTGACGTCCGCCTCCAACGACTGGCGGAAGACTTGTTGGGCGAGGAGTCCGGGGCGATCGTGGCCCTGGATCCGACGAATGGAGAGGTGCTCGCGCTGGCCAGCCGGCCCGCGTTCGATCCGAACATGATGTCGCGTGAATTGACCGGCAAACAGTGGGAGGAAATAGTGCAGAACGAACGACGGCCACTGACTAATCGTGCCTTGCAAGGCCAGTATCCTCCGGGTTCTACCTTCAAGATCGTCATGGCCGCCGCGGCGTTGGAAACACACACGGTGACCCCGTCCACCCCCATCCATTGCTCCGGAGGGTACCTGTTTGGGAGACGTTTGTATCGAGATTGGAAGGCGGGGGGCCACGGATATGTCGATCTGGACGAAGCCTTGGTGCATTCCTGCGACGTGTACTTCTATACCGTGGGTCAACGTTTGGGGATCGAGACCATCGCGTCGTTTGCAAAGATGTTCGGGTTGGGACGCGAAACGGGGATCGAATTGCCGTCCGAGCGCACCGGCATCGTCCCTTCGCCGGCCTGGAAAGAGCGTGTGCGGAGAGAGCAGTGGTATCCTGGTGAGACGATTTCCGTTTCCATTGGGCAGGGCTATGTGACGGTCACGCCGTTACAGATGGCGTCGCTGATCGGGACAGTGGCAAATAATGGGGTCGCGTATCGCCCGCACCTGCTCCGAGCGGTTATGGACCGGACGACAGGTCACTTACAGGATGTTCCGACCGTGCCACGGGAGACACTCGCGGTGAAACCGGACACCTTGAAGGCGATTCAAAAGGGCTTAGCTGGTGTCGTGTCTCGCGGCACGGCTGCGCGATCGCAGTCCACGGTCGTGTCGATTGCAGGAAAGACCGGGACGGCCCAAACGGCGGCATTGCGGACTGGTCCGGAGAAAGACATCCCGAAGAAGTTCCGGGACCATGCCTGGTTCGTCGCCTATGCGCCGGTGGAGTCGCCGAAGATCGCCGTGGCCGTGTTGGCCGAACACATGGGGCACGGCGGCTCGGCTGCCGCGCCTCTCGCCAAGTCCGTGATCGAAGCCTACTACACACTGAGCCCGAAAACGCCGATCGTGGCAGTAGGGACGTTACCGCCTCCCCCGCCGCTCCCGTCGGGGTCTGCGGAGGCTCCTCTATGA
- the mreB-1 gene encoding rod shape-determining protein — MGLGSDLLGWFSNDLAIDLGTATTLVYVRGRGIVLNEPSVVAVEKKTEKVLAVGADAKKMLGRTPGNITAVRPMKEGVIADFEMAESMLRHFIQKAHNRSAFVRPRIIIGVPSRITQVEQRAVRDSAELAGAREVYLIEEPVAAAIGAGLPITEPSGNMVVDIGGGTTDIAVISLGGIVYSESVKVAGDRMDEAVMNYIKKKYNLLVGEHMAERVKVEIGSAYPFEERKTMMIKGRDLISGIPRTLVVDDAEIREALQEPIGTIVNAIKVALENTPPELAGDIIDRGIVLTGGGSLLKGMDTRLREETNLPIITVDDPLTSVVLGVGKILDELDLLRKVSVMSQYSSTR, encoded by the coding sequence GTGGGACTCGGAAGCGATTTGCTCGGGTGGTTTTCGAACGATTTGGCGATCGACCTGGGGACGGCAACCACGCTGGTCTATGTGCGCGGCCGCGGTATCGTCCTTAACGAACCATCGGTGGTGGCCGTGGAGAAAAAGACCGAGAAGGTGCTGGCGGTCGGCGCCGACGCCAAGAAAATGCTTGGCCGCACGCCGGGCAATATCACGGCGGTGCGTCCTATGAAGGAGGGCGTGATTGCGGATTTTGAAATGGCCGAGAGTATGCTCCGTCATTTCATTCAAAAGGCGCACAATCGTAGCGCATTCGTCCGCCCGCGGATCATCATCGGGGTGCCCTCACGAATTACGCAAGTAGAGCAACGCGCCGTGCGTGACTCGGCTGAACTGGCCGGCGCACGGGAGGTCTACCTGATCGAAGAACCCGTTGCGGCCGCCATCGGGGCCGGTCTGCCGATCACGGAACCGTCTGGCAATATGGTGGTCGACATTGGTGGCGGGACGACGGACATTGCGGTCATTTCGTTGGGCGGCATCGTGTACAGCGAATCGGTCAAGGTCGCGGGTGATCGCATGGACGAAGCCGTCATGAATTACATCAAGAAGAAGTACAATCTGCTTGTCGGCGAGCACATGGCCGAGCGAGTCAAGGTCGAGATTGGCTCGGCCTATCCATTCGAGGAACGGAAGACGATGATGATCAAGGGCAGGGATTTGATCTCCGGAATCCCTCGCACGCTGGTGGTGGACGATGCGGAGATTCGTGAGGCGTTACAGGAACCGATCGGGACCATTGTCAACGCCATCAAGGTGGCGCTCGAAAACACGCCACCCGAACTGGCCGGGGACATCATCGATCGAGGTATTGTGCTGACGGGTGGCGGCTCGCTGCTGAAGGGAATGGACACGCGATTGCGCGAGGAGACAAACCTTCCCATTATTACGGTGGACGATCCTCTCACTTCGGTCGTGTTGGGCGTCGGCAAGATTTTGGACGAACTCGACCTGCTGCGCAAAGTCTCGGTGATGTCTCAGTACAGCAGTACCCGGTAA
- the cafA gene encoding ribonuclease G, with the protein MGVEIAINVAREETRVAVIDNGIVTDLFSDRAKHKDFVGNIYKGRVAKVLPGMQAAFVDLGLDKSAFMHASDVCTEEAPAETLFESDDDDQGPELPKPKRQGVKPIEQLLSEGQEIVVQISKGPIGTKGPRVTGYVSLPGRYLVFMPGVDHIGVSRRISKDEERARLKDIMRQLRKPGYGYIVRTVSEGVREEDLRADVDFLHVLWQDILAKRERPDVPVLLHSDLSLSFRVVRDMFSRKVDRLWIDSRSEFEAIRDFVNRFLPELVSRIHLYEKPEPLFSHLGVEQEISRALSRKVWLKSGGHIVIDHTEAMTVIDVNTGRFVGKRDQEETILRNNLEAAKEIAYQVKLRGIGGIIIVDFIDMERERNRDKVYHALVDAMAADKARTRISRISDLGLIEISRERVREDILRAMSEPCHYCEGRGYTKSPTTVAYDIFRELRRLGRGQEAKQIVVGAHPGVAAVLQDEERHGLEELERYAGAKIIVAGDPSLHIEQYDIALL; encoded by the coding sequence ATGGGAGTGGAGATAGCCATCAATGTCGCCCGCGAGGAAACCCGTGTTGCGGTGATCGACAACGGGATTGTCACGGATTTATTCAGCGATCGAGCCAAACACAAGGATTTTGTCGGTAACATCTACAAGGGACGCGTCGCCAAAGTCCTGCCCGGAATGCAGGCCGCGTTCGTGGATCTGGGCCTCGACAAATCGGCGTTCATGCATGCTTCCGATGTCTGCACCGAGGAGGCGCCTGCAGAGACCCTGTTCGAGAGCGACGACGACGATCAAGGGCCTGAGCTCCCCAAGCCGAAGCGCCAAGGCGTCAAGCCCATCGAACAGCTGCTTTCCGAGGGGCAGGAAATCGTCGTGCAGATTTCCAAGGGACCGATTGGGACAAAGGGCCCGCGCGTGACTGGCTATGTCTCCCTCCCGGGGCGCTATTTAGTGTTCATGCCGGGCGTCGATCACATTGGTGTCTCGCGTCGGATCTCGAAGGACGAGGAGCGTGCACGGCTTAAAGACATCATGCGCCAACTGCGCAAGCCGGGCTATGGCTACATCGTTCGGACGGTTAGTGAAGGAGTCCGCGAAGAAGATTTGCGGGCCGACGTCGACTTTTTGCACGTCCTCTGGCAAGACATTCTGGCGAAGCGGGAACGCCCGGACGTACCGGTCTTGCTGCATTCCGATCTGTCGCTCAGCTTTCGTGTGGTGCGGGATATGTTTTCCCGCAAGGTCGACCGCTTGTGGATCGACTCACGCTCCGAATTCGAAGCCATCCGAGACTTCGTCAATCGATTTCTTCCGGAGCTTGTGTCCCGCATCCACCTCTACGAAAAGCCGGAGCCGCTGTTCAGCCACCTTGGTGTCGAACAAGAAATTTCCCGGGCGCTCAGCCGGAAGGTCTGGCTGAAGTCTGGCGGCCACATCGTGATCGACCACACCGAGGCCATGACGGTCATTGACGTCAATACGGGGCGATTTGTGGGCAAGCGCGATCAGGAAGAAACCATTCTGCGAAACAATCTCGAGGCGGCGAAAGAGATCGCCTATCAGGTGAAGCTACGCGGGATCGGCGGCATCATCATTGTCGACTTCATCGACATGGAGCGGGAACGCAATCGAGACAAAGTGTACCATGCGCTTGTGGACGCCATGGCGGCGGATAAAGCCAGGACACGGATCTCTCGGATTTCCGATCTCGGCCTGATCGAAATTTCTCGCGAACGGGTTCGTGAGGACATTCTGCGGGCCATGTCCGAGCCCTGCCATTACTGCGAAGGGCGAGGATATACCAAGTCCCCCACTACCGTGGCGTACGACATCTTCAGGGAACTTCGACGCCTGGGGCGAGGACAGGAAGCCAAGCAGATCGTGGTGGGCGCACATCCCGGAGTTGCCGCCGTGCTACAGGACGAAGAGCGCCATGGACTGGAAGAATTGGAGCGGTACGCTGGCGCCAAGATCATTGTCGCAGGCGATCCCTCCCTTCATATCGAGCAATACGACATTGCCCTGCTCTAG
- the dprA gene encoding DNA polymerase, with translation MNELDLRAWLTLRSVDGVGSATIWTLVQAWGSPTAVLSASIADLRDRGCSPALADAIRRPLETVRQKQIDREVKVLSRRGVSILSCLDAAYPAALRSLPDPPTLLYCMGQWHPDDACAIAVVGSRRATPAGRAFTERLSQELAQAGWTVVSGLARGIDGAAHRGALAAGGRTIAVLGCGIDRTYPPEHAALRREIEARGVVVSEFSLGAAPHSYHFPQRNRIISGLSRGVVVTEATLESGSLITARLAADQGREVFAVPGSIRDDTSRGPHKLLRDGAKLVERAEDIILELWPQLEESARQRLTARAAAGGTEPAPRTQTLNSEEAEILGALGVDPLHIDVLAERTHLPASSLAATLLTLELRGLVRQLPGQLYLRL, from the coding sequence GTGAACGAACTTGATCTGCGGGCATGGCTCACGCTCCGCTCGGTCGACGGCGTTGGATCCGCGACCATCTGGACGTTGGTCCAGGCTTGGGGTTCACCGACAGCAGTGCTGTCGGCCTCGATCGCCGACTTGCGCGATCGCGGATGCAGCCCGGCGCTGGCGGATGCGATACGCCGTCCGCTGGAGACGGTTCGGCAAAAGCAGATCGACCGAGAAGTCAAGGTTCTCTCCCGCCGCGGGGTGTCGATTCTGTCATGCTTGGATGCCGCCTATCCCGCCGCTTTGCGGAGCCTTCCCGACCCACCGACTCTGCTCTATTGTATGGGACAATGGCATCCGGATGACGCATGTGCCATCGCAGTCGTTGGATCGCGTCGAGCCACACCTGCCGGTCGGGCCTTCACGGAACGGTTAAGCCAGGAGTTGGCTCAAGCAGGCTGGACGGTTGTGAGCGGGCTGGCGAGAGGCATCGACGGGGCCGCGCATCGCGGGGCTCTTGCGGCGGGGGGGCGTACGATCGCCGTCTTGGGGTGCGGAATCGACCGAACCTATCCACCCGAACACGCGGCACTTCGTCGTGAGATAGAGGCGCGCGGTGTTGTTGTTTCTGAATTCTCGCTTGGGGCGGCGCCGCATAGTTATCACTTTCCTCAGCGCAATCGGATCATCAGTGGGCTGTCTCGAGGCGTGGTCGTGACGGAGGCGACGTTGGAATCCGGATCGCTGATTACCGCACGGTTGGCCGCTGATCAGGGACGAGAGGTCTTTGCCGTGCCGGGGTCCATTCGTGACGACACAAGCCGAGGTCCACACAAGCTTCTAAGAGACGGCGCAAAGCTCGTGGAGAGAGCGGAGGACATTATTCTCGAGTTGTGGCCTCAACTGGAGGAATCGGCGCGGCAACGGCTAACCGCTCGTGCTGCCGCTGGGGGGACGGAGCCCGCACCGAGAACACAAACACTCAATTCAGAAGAGGCGGAAATTCTTGGTGCATTGGGAGTTGATCCGTTGCACATCGACGTGTTGGCGGAGCGAACTCACTTGCCGGCGTCCTCGCTGGCGGCGACGCTGCTGACACTGGAACTGAGAGGACTGGTCCGGCAGTTGCCGGGGCAATTGTATCTTCGGCTGTAG